A stretch of Rhododendron vialii isolate Sample 1 chromosome 4a, ASM3025357v1 DNA encodes these proteins:
- the LOC131324694 gene encoding UDP-glycosyltransferase 73C3-like — protein sequence MASQNPHQLHFVLFPLMSPGHSIPIIDMAKLLAQNGPTVTIITTPIIAARFRHTIDRATASGLPLRLLDLRFPSAEAGLPNGCETLETVTSPDLLKKFFGAIYMLQQPFQQLLEQLEPKPTCMIVDKYIPWAAETARMFRIPRIVFDVMSCFYLLCFHTLHVSKVHENVPESEPFVLPNFPDTIVLTKSQLPGLFNPGSLDGVHVNEFRERVRVAEAEACGIVLNTFEELEHRYVNEIGKVNGGKIWCIGPLSLCNKDSSDKAQRGDKASIDEIECSKWLDEQEAGSVVYACLGSISRLSSPQLIELGLGLELSKRPFVWVIRGDEKAKEVYKWIEGDGFEERVKGRGLIIRGWAPQVLILDHPSVGAFLTHCGWNSTLEGVCAGVPMVTWPIFAEQFINEKLVGVVLETGVSVGARAVVQMFEEDKSGVAVKREAVRNAVERVMGSGVEAEERRKRAREFGEMAKKAVEEGGSSNLNVKSLIQDMMEQVIGMGPTEDHQ from the coding sequence ATGGCTTCACAAAATCCACACCAGCTTCATTTTGTTCTATTTCCACTAATGTCTCCTGGCCACTCCATCCCCATAATTGACATGGCCAAATTATTAGCCCAAAACGGCCCAACTGTCACTATCATCACCACCCCTATCATCGCGGCAAGATTCCGGCACACCATCGACCGCGCCACCGCCTCCGGCCTCCCCCTCCGCCTCCTTGACCTCAGGTTCCCTTCCGCGGAAGCCGGATTACCTAATGGCTGCGAAACCCTCGAAACCGTAACCTCTCCAGACTTGCTAAAGAAATTTTTCGGCGCAATATACATGTTACAACAACCATTCCAACAATTGTTGGAACAGCTGGAGCCCAAACCGACGTGCATGATAGTCGATAAATATATCCCTTGGGCAGCCGAAACTGCCCGTATGTTTCGGATCCCGAGAATCGTTTTTGATGTCATGAGTTGCTTCTATCTACTCTGTTTCCACACTTTACATGTATCCAAAGTGCACGAAAATGTGCCTGAATCAGAGCCCTTTGTTTTGCCAAATTTTCCTGATACTATTGTATTGACCAAGTCTCAACTCCCGGGACTTTTCAATCCGGGTTCATTAGACGGGGTTCATGTGAACGAGTTTCGCGAACGAGTCAGAGTAGCCGAAGCCGAAGCCTGTGGGATCGTGCTTAATACTTTTGAAGAGCTGGAACATCGATACGTAAACGAGATTGGCAAGGTGAACGGAGGGAAAATTTGGTGCATTGGGCCACTCTCACTTTGCAACAAAGATAGTTCGGATAAAGCCCAAAGAGGAGACAAGGCCTCAATTGACGAAATTGAGTGTTCGAAGTGGTTAGATGAACAAGAGGCAGGCTCTGTAGTCTACGCCTGTCTCGGAAGCATTAGCCGTCTATCTTCTCCTCAACTAATCGAGCTCGGATTAGGCTTGGAATTATCTAAACGTCCATTCGTTTGGGTTATAAGAGGCGATGAGAAAGCCAAGGAGGTGTACAAGTGGATAGAAGGAGACGGATTTGAGGAGAGAGTGAAGGGGAGAGGACTAATCATTCGTGGTTGGGCACCACAAGTACTCATATTAGACCACCCGTCCGTGGGGGCATTTCTGACTCATTGCGGCTGGAATTCGACTTTGGAAGGGGTATGTGCCGGTGTGCCGATGGTAACATGGCCGATTTTCGCAGAGCAATTTATCAACGAGAAGTTGGTGGGGGTCGTGCTAGAGACTGGAGTGAGTGTTGGGGCACGGGCAGTTGTGCAAATGTTTGAGGAAGATAAGAGTGGGGTGGCGGTGAAGAGGGAAGCGGTTAGGAACGCCGTGGAGAGAGTGATGGGCAGTGGAGTAGAGGCAGAAGAGAGACGAAAAAGGGCAAGAGAATTCGGAGAGATGGCTAAGAAGGCAGTGGAAGAAGGTGGTTCTTCTAATTTGAATGTGAAGTCGTTGATTCAAGATATGATGGAACAAGTCATTGGCATGGGACCAACGGAAGATCACCAATGA
- the LOC131324696 gene encoding uncharacterized protein LOC131324696 isoform X1 produces MAKKKAPKSNKIQKVHEIDRIPKWWKQPRSALGHRRRRTDFSLSFCSFPSSSSALSNSPLGKGLLLESSRGKDKPGCDTITNLEEMRTTRENILQFPAVQCSNFEDLRKTLFSNFTEVPVIEVESVSENALFDAWSGRNSNKQKSDTLGKQFTPDKSQINESSNFCITPGSTVWDKAARQLWPAEALECQSFSKEFTESSDDPNCSITRDRSPDKWNSSSSSRTESDCMERRRGTRERKPKVHFDEVNFSLKSMRKDRRFRIMRFLGLAAPVASPFQ; encoded by the exons ATGGCGAAGAAAAAGGCGCCTAAGAGTAACAAGATACAAAAAGTACACGAAATTGATCGTATACCTAAGTGGTGGAAGCAACCGAGAAGCGCCTTGGGACATAGACGACGTCGCacagacttctctctctccttctgctcttttccttcttcttcttccgctCTCTCCAACAGTCCTCTTGGTAAAG GTTTATTGTTGGAGTCCTCGAGAGGCAAAGACAAACCAGGATGTGATACTATCACCAATTTGGAAGAAATGAGGACAACGAGAGAAAACATTCTTCAGTTCCCTGCCGTCCAATGCAGCAATTTTGAGGATTTAAGAAAAACTTTATTCTCAAACTTTACTGAAGTTCCAGTGATAGAAGTTGAATCAGTCAGTGAAAATGCACTTTTTGATGCCTGGAGTGGCAG GAATTCTAATAAACAGAAAAGTGATACGTTAGGGAAACAGTTCACCCCAGATAAATCTCAAATCAATGAGAGTAGTAATTTTTGCATAACTCCAGGAAGCACGGTATGGGATAAAGCTGCTCGCCAACTATGGCCTGCTGAA GCCTTAGAGTGCCAAAGTTTCAGCAAAGAGTTCACTGAATCATCAGATGATCCTAATTGTTCAATTACACGAGATCGATCACCTG ATAAGTGGAATTCATCAAGTTCAAGCAGAACAGAAAGTGATTGCATGGAGAGAAGAAGGGGCACGAGAGAACGGAAACCAAAAGTTCACTTTGAT GAGGTTAATTTTTCCTTGAAGTCAATGAGAAAGGATCGCCGATTCAGGATAATGCGGTTTCTAGGTCTTGCAGCTCCAGTTGCTTCTCCTTTCCAGTGA
- the LOC131324696 gene encoding uncharacterized protein LOC131324696 isoform X3 — MAKKKAPKSNKIQKVHEIDRIPKWWKQPRSALGHRRRRTDFSLSFCSFPSSSSALSNSPLGKGLLLESSRGKDKPGCDTITNLEEMRTTRENILQFPAVQCSNFEDLRKTLFSNFTEVPVIEVESVSENALFDAWSGRNSNKQKSDTLGKQFTPDKSQINESSNFCITPGSTALECQSFSKEFTESSDDPNCSITRDRSPDKWNSSSSSRTESDCMERRRGTRERKPKVHFDEVNFSLKSMRKDRRFRIMRFLGLAAPVASPFQ, encoded by the exons ATGGCGAAGAAAAAGGCGCCTAAGAGTAACAAGATACAAAAAGTACACGAAATTGATCGTATACCTAAGTGGTGGAAGCAACCGAGAAGCGCCTTGGGACATAGACGACGTCGCacagacttctctctctccttctgctcttttccttcttcttcttccgctCTCTCCAACAGTCCTCTTGGTAAAG GTTTATTGTTGGAGTCCTCGAGAGGCAAAGACAAACCAGGATGTGATACTATCACCAATTTGGAAGAAATGAGGACAACGAGAGAAAACATTCTTCAGTTCCCTGCCGTCCAATGCAGCAATTTTGAGGATTTAAGAAAAACTTTATTCTCAAACTTTACTGAAGTTCCAGTGATAGAAGTTGAATCAGTCAGTGAAAATGCACTTTTTGATGCCTGGAGTGGCAG GAATTCTAATAAACAGAAAAGTGATACGTTAGGGAAACAGTTCACCCCAGATAAATCTCAAATCAATGAGAGTAGTAATTTTTGCATAACTCCAGGAAGCACG GCCTTAGAGTGCCAAAGTTTCAGCAAAGAGTTCACTGAATCATCAGATGATCCTAATTGTTCAATTACACGAGATCGATCACCTG ATAAGTGGAATTCATCAAGTTCAAGCAGAACAGAAAGTGATTGCATGGAGAGAAGAAGGGGCACGAGAGAACGGAAACCAAAAGTTCACTTTGAT GAGGTTAATTTTTCCTTGAAGTCAATGAGAAAGGATCGCCGATTCAGGATAATGCGGTTTCTAGGTCTTGCAGCTCCAGTTGCTTCTCCTTTCCAGTGA
- the LOC131324696 gene encoding uncharacterized protein LOC131324696 isoform X2, protein MAKKKAPKSNKIQKVHEIDRIPKWWKQPRSALGHRRRRTDFSLSFCSFPSSSSALSNSPLGLLLESSRGKDKPGCDTITNLEEMRTTRENILQFPAVQCSNFEDLRKTLFSNFTEVPVIEVESVSENALFDAWSGRNSNKQKSDTLGKQFTPDKSQINESSNFCITPGSTVWDKAARQLWPAEALECQSFSKEFTESSDDPNCSITRDRSPDKWNSSSSSRTESDCMERRRGTRERKPKVHFDEVNFSLKSMRKDRRFRIMRFLGLAAPVASPFQ, encoded by the exons ATGGCGAAGAAAAAGGCGCCTAAGAGTAACAAGATACAAAAAGTACACGAAATTGATCGTATACCTAAGTGGTGGAAGCAACCGAGAAGCGCCTTGGGACATAGACGACGTCGCacagacttctctctctccttctgctcttttccttcttcttcttccgctCTCTCCAACAGTCCTCTTG GTTTATTGTTGGAGTCCTCGAGAGGCAAAGACAAACCAGGATGTGATACTATCACCAATTTGGAAGAAATGAGGACAACGAGAGAAAACATTCTTCAGTTCCCTGCCGTCCAATGCAGCAATTTTGAGGATTTAAGAAAAACTTTATTCTCAAACTTTACTGAAGTTCCAGTGATAGAAGTTGAATCAGTCAGTGAAAATGCACTTTTTGATGCCTGGAGTGGCAG GAATTCTAATAAACAGAAAAGTGATACGTTAGGGAAACAGTTCACCCCAGATAAATCTCAAATCAATGAGAGTAGTAATTTTTGCATAACTCCAGGAAGCACGGTATGGGATAAAGCTGCTCGCCAACTATGGCCTGCTGAA GCCTTAGAGTGCCAAAGTTTCAGCAAAGAGTTCACTGAATCATCAGATGATCCTAATTGTTCAATTACACGAGATCGATCACCTG ATAAGTGGAATTCATCAAGTTCAAGCAGAACAGAAAGTGATTGCATGGAGAGAAGAAGGGGCACGAGAGAACGGAAACCAAAAGTTCACTTTGAT GAGGTTAATTTTTCCTTGAAGTCAATGAGAAAGGATCGCCGATTCAGGATAATGCGGTTTCTAGGTCTTGCAGCTCCAGTTGCTTCTCCTTTCCAGTGA